The proteins below are encoded in one region of bacterium:
- a CDS encoding adenosylhomocysteinase — QNKGKLEQRVYDVPKPIDQEISRLKLKALGVKIDVLTPEQERYLASWQEGT; from the coding sequence TGCAGAACAAGGGCAAGCTGGAGCAGCGGGTCTACGATGTGCCCAAGCCCATCGACCAGGAGATCTCCCGGCTCAAGCTCAAGGCCCTGGGCGTCAAGATCGACGTCCTGACGCCGGAGCAGGAGCGCTACCTGGCCAGCTGGCAAGAGGGGACGTAG